A single genomic interval of Celeribacter indicus harbors:
- a CDS encoding universal stress protein, translated as MYHHILISTDGSETATKGLDHGLTLAKALGAKVTIVTVTEPFPVYAAAAGGAWVAPVDMGGGYEESQKELADGILKAAKEAADKIGVSAEVLHVPNGFPAEAIVETAKTRDCSLICMSSHGRRGLGRLLLGSQTAEVLAHSPVPVLVVR; from the coding sequence ATGTATCATCACATCCTGATCTCCACCGATGGATCGGAAACCGCCACCAAGGGCCTCGACCATGGTCTGACGCTCGCGAAGGCGCTTGGCGCAAAGGTCACCATCGTCACCGTGACCGAGCCGTTTCCGGTCTATGCCGCAGCTGCCGGCGGTGCATGGGTCGCGCCCGTCGACATGGGCGGCGGTTATGAGGAAAGCCAGAAGGAACTGGCCGATGGCATCCTGAAGGCCGCGAAAGAGGCCGCCGACAAGATCGGCGTATCGGCCGAGGTTCTGCATGTCCCGAACGGGTTTCCGGCAGAAGCGATTGTCGAGACCGCAAAGACCCGCGATTGCAGCCTGATCTGCATGTCTTCGCATGGTCGGCGAGGTCTCGGCCGTTTGCTGCTCGGCAGCCAGACCGCCGAAGTTCTGGCCCA